ACTCTTCTCTATTCTCCAACGTTAGTATTGCATCAAATAATTCATCTAACGCTTCACCACGTAATTTTTCAATTTGCATATCGAAACAACCCCTATAATTTTATTCTTTATGTCATTTTAACGCATTAATCTACTAAAGTGTAGCAATTTATACTTATGTTCGGGTCTATATCGTCACTTCGTCAATTATTCTGATAATCCTGCACGTTCAAAAATAGTATCAACTTGATTTAAGTGATGTTTAGGATCAAAGCATTCATCTAATTCTTCTTTCGATAAAACGTTTGTAATTGTTTCATCTTGTTCAATTAATTCACGGAAAGGTGTTTTTGTTTCCCATGATATCATAGCTTTTGGTTGCACTTTATCATAAGCTTCTTCACGAACCATTCCTTTATTAATTAATGCAAGTAAAACTCGTTGTGAGAAAATCAAGCCGAATGTTTTATCAATATTATTACGCATATTATCTTCAAATACTGTTAAACGGTCCACAATGTTAGTGAAACGATTCAATGCATAATCTAATGCTATTGTAACATCTGGCAACATAATTCGCTCAGCTGAAGAATGAGATATATCTCTTTCATGCCATAAAGGTACATTTTCATATGCTGTTGTAATATATCCACGAATCACTCTTGAAATACCAGTTATATTTTCAGAACCAATCGGATTTCGTTTATGAGGCATTGCAGATGATCCTTTTTGTCCTTTTGCAAAAGCTTCTTCCACTTCTCTTGTTTCAGTCTTTTGTAAATTACGAATTTCAACTGCAAATTTTTCTAATGACGTCGCAATTAAAGCCAATGTCGCAATATAATAAGCATGTCGGTCTCGTTGTAATGTCTGTGTTGAAACAGGCGCAGTTCCGATTCCTAAGTGCTTACAAACGTAACTTTCAATTTCAGGCGGAATGTTAGCAAATGTACCTACTGCACCACTCATTTTACCAACTTCGATTTCTTCTCTAACTTGTTTAAAACGTTTTAAGTTACGTTCCATTTCCGTATACCATAGTGCCATTTTAACACCAAATGTTGTTGGTTCTGCATGAACACCATGCGTACGTCCCATCATTAATGTATATTTATAATTTTTCGCTTTTTCAGCTAGAACGTCGATAAATCTTTCTAAATCTTTTTCAATAATGTCATTCGCTTGTTTAATAACAAAACTCAAAGCTGTATCTACAACATCAGTAGAAGTTAAACCATAATGTACCCACTTACGTTCTTCACCTAGTGTTTCAGAGACTTGTCTAGTAAAAGCTACAACATCATGGCGAGTTTCTTGCTCAATTTCTTGAGCACGTTCGACATTTACTTTTGCATTTTGGCGAATTTTTTGTACATCTTCTTTAGGAATATGACCTAATTCACTCCATGCTTCACATGCTAAAATTTCCACTTCTAACCATGCTTCATAGCGATTTTGATCAGTCCAAATATTAGACATTTCTTCTCTTGAATAACGTTCAATCATTTTTTTAACTCCTATCGTATGTAAACTCATATTTTTATAAAAACAGAACATTAATTATCATAAAATTCATAATGTTCGTTTTACACTCTACTCTTCACAGTTTAACAGAATTGGTTATAAATGTATAAAAAATTTCCGTATATTCTCATTTTATTTTATTTTTTAGATTAATACAATTATCTATGACAGATTGATACTGATTTCTAATTGTAAATGTTCGCAACACTTTAACCTAAACTATATTTTCATCCATTATTCTTAGTAGTTCTAATTTATCATTACACATAGGCGCACTTGTCTCATTTAGTTTTAAGTTTTATCACTTTTAATTATAGAGATAATTGCGCTTTTGCATATTAAAAAGGGCAGGAATTTTTACCATCTCATCATAAAAGATAAAGAATCACTTTTTATTCTAATTGAATGACATAGCTACAAGCGAAAATAAAAATAGGCTATTCAAAGTAGAATTACTCAAACTTCGAATAGCCTTTCCTCTTCAAATAATCATTATTTAAATTGGATTATGTTATTGAATTTTCTTTCCGATAAAAATGATTTCTTGATGTGAAACTTCAATTGTTCCATCTTTTTGTTCTTGAAACACAGGTTTTTCAAGACGTTTTACAGGCATATATCCTTGCTTCTTCATTCGTGTTAAACAATCAGCAATAGTTTCATTATCAGCTACTTTGAATTTCATGTTCTACAACACTCTCAAGTTCTTCTGGTTGATAATTTTTAAGTTTTCTACGACGAATGCCTTTTGTCCAGAAAC
This is a stretch of genomic DNA from Staphylococcus roterodami. It encodes these proteins:
- the purB gene encoding adenylosuccinate lyase: MIERYSREEMSNIWTDQNRYEAWLEVEILACEAWSELGHIPKEDVQKIRQNAKVNVERAQEIEQETRHDVVAFTRQVSETLGEERKWVHYGLTSTDVVDTALSFVIKQANDIIEKDLERFIDVLAEKAKNYKYTLMMGRTHGVHAEPTTFGVKMALWYTEMERNLKRFKQVREEIEVGKMSGAVGTFANIPPEIESYVCKHLGIGTAPVSTQTLQRDRHAYYIATLALIATSLEKFAVEIRNLQKTETREVEEAFAKGQKGSSAMPHKRNPIGSENITGISRVIRGYITTAYENVPLWHERDISHSSAERIMLPDVTIALDYALNRFTNIVDRLTVFEDNMRNNIDKTFGLIFSQRVLLALINKGMVREEAYDKVQPKAMISWETKTPFRELIEQDETITNVLSKEELDECFDPKHHLNQVDTIFERAGLSE
- a CDS encoding NETI motif-containing protein, translated to MKFKVADNETIADCLTRMKKQGYMPVKRLEKPVFQEQKDGTIEVSHQEIIFIGKKIQ